One genomic segment of Chitinophaga parva includes these proteins:
- a CDS encoding D-glycero-alpha-D-manno-heptose-1,7-bisphosphate 7-phosphatase, whose amino-acid sequence MQLPLIDNSWTLFLDRDGVINEEIRKGYVLHWDMFKFTSGAEEALGIFARRFGHIVVTTNQRCIGKGLLTTAGLQDIHTRMLAAIAPHGGRIDRIYHCPDVDSNSPCRKPQPGMGLQAQQDFPEIDFARSIMVGNTLSDMQFGKNLGMYTVFIPSTLPDLPFPHPLQDARYESLLHFARAIQ is encoded by the coding sequence ATGCAACTTCCCCTCATCGATAACAGCTGGACCCTTTTCCTGGACCGCGATGGCGTGATCAATGAAGAGATCCGCAAGGGCTATGTGCTGCATTGGGATATGTTCAAATTCACCAGCGGTGCGGAAGAAGCCCTGGGCATCTTTGCCCGGCGCTTTGGTCATATCGTGGTGACCACAAACCAGCGCTGCATAGGCAAAGGCCTGCTCACCACCGCGGGGCTGCAGGATATCCATACCCGCATGCTGGCCGCCATAGCGCCTCACGGGGGGCGTATAGACCGCATTTACCACTGCCCGGATGTAGATAGCAACAGCCCCTGCCGCAAACCCCAGCCAGGCATGGGATTGCAGGCGCAGCAAGACTTCCCGGAAATAGATTTTGCCCGCAGCATCATGGTAGGCAACACGCTGAGTGATATGCAGTTTGGCAAGAACCTGGGCATGTACACCGTGTTCATTCCCTCTACCCTGCCTGATCTTCCCTTTCCCCACCCGCTGCAGGATGCCCGGTATGAAAGCCTGCTGCACTTTGCCCGGGCCATACAATAA
- a CDS encoding DNA gyrase/topoisomerase IV subunit A, with translation MSELENGMADESLQGVTHVGGMYENWFLDYASYVILERAVPAVEDGLKPVQRRIMHAMKEMDDGRFNKVANIIGQTMQYHPHGDASIGDAIVGLGQKDLLIETQGNWGDVRTGDDAAAARYIEARLSKFALDVLFNAKTTTWQLSYDGRKNEPLSLPAKFPLLLAQGAEGIAVGLSTKILPHNFNELIDASIKYLRGRKFELYPDFATGGMIDVANYNDGKRGGKVRVRAHIEEKDKKTLLVKDVPYGVTTTQLMESIVKANDNGKIKIRKVVDNTAADVEIEVHLAPGISPDITIDALYAFTDCEISISPNACVIIEDKPRFVTASELLKQSTDFTKELLQQELEIKLAELENKWHYTSLEKIFFEKGIYKELEQKHKDWEAVLQAIDKAFGPYKKQLKRAIEREDIVKLTEKPVRRIYRLDINELNEQIKAIEADIKQVKYDLANLVDFAVAYYENLLKKYGKGRDRKTEIKTFDTIQVQQVAIANTKLYVNRAEGFIGTSLKKDEFVADCSDLDNIIVFLRNGKMMITKVAEKTFVGKDIIHVAVFRKNDERTTYNMIYVDGISGVTFAKRFNVTGITRDKEYELAGKGDKHTKVHYFTANPNGEAEVVTVKLSPNSPARKKEFDFYFETLDIKGRASMGNQLTKYTVKSVKFKEAGVSTLAGLKIWYDDATGRLNTEDRGVYIGSFEGDDKILVINKNGTYELTNYELTNRYETDAVMYIEKFNPEKIVSAVYFDADKKQYNAKRFKIETQTLNNKFQFIKEGAGNHVELVTTVAEPLLLLKTGKKRNPDEEQFELNEFVEVTGWKTIGTRIAGDDFVSIELLNEEEETPEDGGGLQGELF, from the coding sequence ATGAGTGAATTAGAAAACGGCATGGCAGACGAATCCCTCCAGGGAGTTACCCACGTAGGCGGGATGTACGAGAACTGGTTCCTGGACTATGCCTCTTACGTGATCCTGGAACGTGCAGTGCCGGCGGTGGAAGACGGGCTGAAACCCGTACAGCGCCGTATTATGCACGCTATGAAAGAAATGGATGACGGCCGCTTTAACAAGGTGGCCAACATCATCGGGCAAACCATGCAGTACCACCCGCATGGTGATGCCTCCATTGGCGACGCCATTGTGGGCCTGGGGCAGAAAGACCTGCTCATAGAAACGCAGGGTAACTGGGGCGATGTACGTACCGGCGACGATGCCGCCGCCGCCCGTTACATTGAGGCGCGCCTTTCCAAATTTGCACTGGACGTACTGTTCAATGCAAAGACCACCACCTGGCAGCTGAGCTATGATGGCCGCAAGAACGAGCCTTTGTCGCTCCCGGCAAAATTCCCCCTGCTGCTGGCACAAGGGGCAGAAGGCATTGCCGTAGGCCTTTCCACCAAGATCCTGCCGCATAATTTCAATGAACTGATAGACGCTTCCATCAAATACCTGCGGGGCCGCAAGTTTGAGTTGTACCCGGACTTTGCTACCGGCGGCATGATCGATGTGGCGAACTACAATGACGGGAAGCGCGGCGGCAAAGTGCGGGTGCGTGCCCACATTGAAGAAAAAGATAAAAAGACCCTGCTTGTAAAAGACGTGCCTTACGGTGTTACCACCACACAGCTAATGGAAAGCATCGTGAAGGCCAATGATAACGGCAAGATCAAGATCCGCAAAGTGGTAGACAATACCGCCGCTGATGTGGAGATTGAAGTGCACCTGGCGCCTGGCATTTCACCGGATATCACCATTGATGCCCTGTATGCCTTCACCGATTGCGAGATCTCCATTTCTCCCAATGCCTGCGTGATCATTGAAGACAAACCCCGCTTTGTAACCGCCAGCGAACTGCTGAAGCAAAGCACGGACTTCACCAAAGAACTGTTGCAGCAGGAACTGGAAATAAAGCTGGCGGAACTGGAAAATAAATGGCACTACACCTCGCTGGAAAAGATCTTCTTTGAGAAGGGTATCTACAAGGAGCTGGAGCAGAAGCACAAGGACTGGGAAGCCGTGCTGCAGGCCATTGACAAGGCATTTGGGCCTTACAAGAAACAACTGAAACGCGCCATTGAGCGCGAGGATATTGTAAAGCTCACGGAGAAGCCCGTGCGCCGCATTTACCGCCTGGATATTAACGAACTGAATGAGCAGATCAAGGCCATTGAGGCAGACATCAAGCAGGTCAAATACGACCTGGCGAACCTGGTGGATTTTGCCGTGGCTTACTACGAGAACCTGCTGAAGAAATACGGCAAGGGCCGCGACCGCAAAACCGAGATCAAGACCTTTGACACCATCCAGGTGCAACAGGTGGCCATTGCCAATACCAAGCTGTATGTGAACCGGGCGGAGGGTTTCATTGGTACCTCGCTGAAGAAGGACGAATTTGTAGCGGATTGCTCTGACCTGGATAACATCATCGTATTCCTCCGCAATGGTAAAATGATGATCACCAAGGTGGCAGAGAAAACCTTTGTGGGCAAGGATATTATCCACGTGGCCGTGTTCCGCAAGAACGATGAGCGCACCACCTACAATATGATCTACGTGGACGGCATCAGCGGTGTCACCTTTGCCAAACGCTTTAACGTAACGGGCATTACCCGCGATAAAGAATACGAACTGGCCGGCAAGGGCGACAAGCATACCAAGGTACACTACTTCACGGCCAATCCCAACGGGGAAGCAGAAGTGGTGACCGTGAAACTGAGCCCCAACAGCCCCGCGCGTAAAAAGGAATTTGACTTCTACTTTGAAACCCTGGACATCAAGGGCCGCGCATCCATGGGTAACCAGCTCACGAAATACACCGTAAAAAGCGTGAAGTTCAAGGAAGCCGGCGTATCTACCCTGGCAGGCCTGAAGATCTGGTACGATGACGCCACCGGCCGCCTGAACACGGAAGACCGTGGTGTGTACATCGGCAGCTTTGAAGGGGATGACAAGATCCTGGTGATCAACAAGAACGGTACCTATGAGTTGACCAACTACGAGCTCACGAACCGTTACGAAACCGATGCGGTGATGTACATCGAGAAATTCAATCCCGAGAAGATCGTGTCAGCCGTATACTTCGATGCAGATAAAAAACAATACAACGCCAAGCGCTTTAAGATAGAAACGCAGACGCTGAACAATAAGTTCCAGTTCATTAAAGAAGGTGCCGGCAATCATGTAGAGCTGGTGACCACCGTGGCGGAACCACTGCTGCTGCTGAAGACCGGTAAAAAGCGCAACCCGGACGAAGAGCAGTTTGAGCTGAATGAATTTGTTGAAGTGACCGGCTGGAAAACAATAGGGACACGTATTGCAGGCGATGATTTTGTAAGCATTGAATTACTGAACGAGGAAGAGGAAACACCGGAAGATGGCGGTGGCTTGCAGGGAGAGTTGTTTTAA
- a CDS encoding dihydroorotase translates to MQILIRQASIVWPGATLHGQQQDILIDHGTITAIGPALDAPHAKVISSQGLHVSPGWADVFAHFSDPGEEHKEDLQSGARAAAKGGFTSVMVVPNTNPALQTKPQIEYVLSRTRGAAAQVLPIGAVSKNLEGASLAEMYEMQHAGAVAFSDGLKPIQSSGILLKALQYVKAFNGIVIQVPDDKSISAHGLMHEGIFSTQLGMPGKPAIAEEIMVQRDLELAKYTGSRLHLTGVSTRKSLELITAAKAQGIQVTCSVTPYHLSLTDGALWHYNTNLKVNPPLRTQDDVDALREAVQSGLVDCIATHHLPQDWDAKEVEFEYAKNGMIGLESAFGVLRKHLPHLPLEQLVALLSTRPRQLFGLEMPQLEVGAKANLTLFQPDVEWTFTEQDIASRSKNSAYLGAALQGKVLGVINGSVSNL, encoded by the coding sequence ATGCAAATTTTAATCAGACAAGCGTCCATCGTATGGCCCGGTGCCACGCTGCACGGGCAACAGCAAGATATCCTGATCGATCATGGAACCATCACCGCCATCGGCCCGGCGCTGGATGCGCCCCATGCTAAAGTGATAAGCAGCCAGGGCCTGCACGTGTCCCCAGGATGGGCGGATGTATTTGCCCACTTCAGTGATCCGGGCGAAGAGCACAAGGAAGACCTGCAAAGCGGCGCCCGCGCGGCGGCCAAAGGCGGTTTTACCAGTGTAATGGTGGTGCCCAATACCAACCCTGCCCTGCAGACCAAGCCCCAGATCGAATACGTGCTGAGCCGCACCCGTGGCGCTGCCGCGCAGGTACTGCCCATTGGTGCAGTGTCTAAGAACCTGGAAGGCGCCTCCCTGGCGGAAATGTATGAAATGCAACACGCCGGGGCCGTAGCTTTTTCCGATGGCCTCAAACCCATCCAGTCTTCCGGCATCCTGCTCAAGGCCCTCCAGTATGTAAAAGCCTTTAACGGCATCGTGATACAGGTACCGGACGATAAGAGCATCTCCGCCCATGGCCTCATGCACGAAGGCATTTTCAGCACCCAGCTGGGCATGCCCGGCAAACCCGCCATTGCAGAGGAGATCATGGTGCAGCGCGACCTGGAACTGGCTAAATACACCGGCTCCCGCCTCCACCTTACCGGGGTAAGCACCCGCAAATCCCTGGAGCTCATTACCGCGGCCAAGGCCCAGGGTATCCAGGTAACCTGCTCCGTAACACCTTACCACCTGAGCCTCACTGACGGGGCCCTGTGGCACTACAATACCAACCTGAAAGTAAACCCGCCCCTGCGCACCCAGGACGATGTGGACGCCCTCCGCGAGGCGGTACAAAGTGGCCTGGTAGACTGCATTGCCACCCACCACCTGCCACAGGACTGGGATGCCAAGGAAGTGGAATTTGAATACGCAAAGAATGGCATGATAGGCCTGGAAAGCGCCTTTGGCGTGCTGCGGAAGCACCTGCCCCACCTGCCCCTGGAACAGCTGGTGGCCCTGCTGAGCACCCGGCCCCGCCAGCTTTTTGGCCTGGAAATGCCGCAACTGGAAGTGGGGGCCAAAGCCAATCTCACCCTTTTCCAGCCGGACGTGGAATGGACTTTTACGGAGCAGGACATTGCTTCCCGGTCTAAAAATTCCGCGTATCTTGGCGCCGCGCTGCAAGGCAAAGTGCTGGGGGTGATCAATGGCAGCGTATCCAATCTTTAA
- a CDS encoding nucleotidyltransferase family protein, which yields MVRECMILAGGFGTRLRSVVADKPKCLAPMGNHPFLYYLFQYLHAQGFEHAVLSLGYLSEQVIAWCNDNPLPLRVSFAVEQEPLGTGGAILHAMPYLADDTFAVFNGDTFFDVAMADMLAFAQQHNSKLTLALKPMEKFDRYGSIALNGEGRITAFREKQYQEKGLINGGVYLASQEYLKSLALPTAFSFEKTVLEPQATAGGLLGFISDTYFIDIGIPEDFTKAGIDLVKMYQ from the coding sequence ATGGTGCGCGAATGTATGATCCTGGCCGGCGGCTTTGGCACCCGCTTACGCAGCGTGGTGGCGGACAAGCCCAAGTGCCTGGCCCCCATGGGCAACCACCCTTTCCTGTATTATCTCTTCCAATACCTGCACGCCCAGGGCTTTGAGCACGCCGTACTTTCCCTCGGTTATTTATCGGAACAGGTGATAGCCTGGTGCAATGACAACCCGCTCCCGCTGCGGGTTTCCTTTGCCGTGGAGCAGGAGCCCCTGGGCACCGGCGGTGCTATCCTGCACGCCATGCCTTACCTGGCGGATGATACCTTTGCCGTGTTCAATGGCGACACCTTTTTTGATGTGGCCATGGCAGATATGCTAGCCTTTGCGCAGCAGCACAACAGCAAGCTGACCCTGGCCTTAAAGCCCATGGAAAAGTTTGACCGTTATGGCAGCATAGCGCTCAACGGTGAAGGCCGCATCACCGCCTTCCGTGAGAAACAGTACCAGGAAAAAGGCCTGATCAACGGCGGCGTATACCTGGCCAGCCAGGAATACCTGAAAAGCCTGGCACTGCCCACAGCCTTCTCTTTTGAAAAAACCGTACTGGAGCCGCAAGCCACTGCCGGCGGGCTGCTTGGGTTCATCAGCGATACTTATTTCATTGACATCGGCATTCCCGAAGACTTTACCAAAGCAGGCATTGACCTGGTTAAAATGTACCAATAG
- a CDS encoding glycosyltransferase yields MATQKIIILGTAFPFRGGIAAYNERLARELQQQADVEIWTFTLQYPQFLFPGQSQYSTDPAPTDLKIRRLVNAVNPLNWWKVGRMMKKAAPDMVITKFWLPFMGPCLGTILRIGKKNKRNTKVVAILDNMIPHEKRFGDVAFSKYFLKPIDAFIAMSQKVLDDLRQFEPTKPASLIPHPIYDNYGPLISKAEARKRLQLAQDQRYILFFGFIRKYKGLDLLLQAMADPRVIAAGIKCIVAGEFYEDAAPYHALVEQLHLQDRVLLHTDFIPTEDVKNYFCAADLVVQPYKSATQSGISQIAYHFEKPMVVTSVGGLVEMVPHGVVGFQADPEPASIAAAIVKYYDEQQEVPMTNAMREAKKQYAWSRLAEEIVKLPAR; encoded by the coding sequence ATGGCAACACAGAAAATTATCATACTTGGCACTGCCTTCCCATTCCGGGGAGGCATTGCCGCTTACAATGAGCGCCTTGCCCGCGAGCTGCAACAACAGGCAGACGTGGAGATCTGGACCTTTACCCTCCAGTATCCGCAGTTCCTCTTCCCCGGCCAGAGCCAGTACTCCACGGACCCTGCGCCTACAGACCTGAAGATCCGCCGCCTGGTGAACGCTGTGAACCCGCTGAACTGGTGGAAGGTAGGCCGCATGATGAAGAAAGCCGCGCCGGATATGGTGATCACCAAATTCTGGCTGCCTTTTATGGGTCCCTGCCTGGGTACCATCCTGCGCATAGGCAAAAAGAATAAACGCAACACCAAAGTAGTGGCCATCCTGGATAACATGATCCCGCATGAAAAACGCTTTGGTGATGTAGCCTTCTCCAAATACTTCCTGAAGCCCATCGATGCCTTCATTGCCATGAGCCAGAAAGTACTGGATGACCTGCGCCAGTTTGAGCCCACCAAGCCGGCCAGCCTCATTCCTCATCCTATTTACGATAACTACGGCCCCCTCATTTCCAAGGCAGAAGCCCGCAAAAGACTGCAGCTGGCGCAAGACCAGCGCTATATCCTCTTCTTCGGATTTATCCGCAAGTACAAGGGCCTGGACCTGCTGCTGCAAGCCATGGCAGATCCCCGGGTGATAGCGGCCGGCATTAAATGCATTGTAGCCGGTGAGTTTTATGAAGATGCCGCCCCCTATCACGCACTGGTGGAGCAATTGCACCTGCAGGACCGGGTGCTGCTGCATACAGACTTCATCCCCACGGAAGATGTAAAGAATTATTTCTGTGCCGCCGACCTGGTGGTACAACCGTATAAAAGCGCCACCCAGAGCGGCATTTCACAGATCGCCTACCACTTTGAAAAGCCCATGGTGGTGACCAGTGTGGGTGGCTTGGTGGAAATGGTGCCCCACGGCGTGGTAGGCTTCCAGGCCGATCCCGAGCCAGCCTCCATTGCCGCCGCTATCGTAAAATATTATGATGAGCAGCAGGAAGTGCCTATGACCAACGCCATGCGGGAAGCCAAGAAGCAATATGCCTGGAGCCGGCTGGCAGAAGAAATTGTTAAATTGCCGGCCCGCTAA
- a CDS encoding D-sedoheptulose-7-phosphate isomerase — protein MTQFEKIQLVLKESISVKEAIIKDEHLLQTITLVAQLITKSLETGHKLLFCGNGGSASDAQHLAAEFSGRFYKDRTPLYAEALHCNTSYLTAVGNDYGFEQVYARAVKAMGKQNDILIAISTSGNSENILQAMKAAKEKKMIVVAMTGLSGGKMKGACDYLLNMPSTDTPRIQEAHITVGHIICEIVENNLFD, from the coding sequence ATGACGCAGTTTGAAAAAATCCAGCTTGTCCTGAAGGAAAGCATCAGCGTAAAAGAAGCGATCATTAAAGACGAGCACCTGTTGCAAACCATTACCCTGGTAGCCCAGCTCATTACCAAAAGCCTGGAAACCGGCCATAAGCTGCTGTTTTGCGGCAATGGCGGCTCCGCTTCCGATGCCCAGCACCTGGCCGCGGAATTTTCCGGCCGCTTCTATAAAGACCGCACCCCGCTCTACGCAGAAGCCCTGCATTGCAATACTTCTTACCTCACCGCCGTGGGCAACGACTACGGTTTTGAGCAGGTATACGCCCGCGCAGTAAAGGCCATGGGCAAACAAAACGATATCCTCATTGCCATCTCCACCTCCGGCAATTCTGAGAACATCCTGCAGGCCATGAAAGCGGCCAAGGAAAAGAAGATGATCGTAGTGGCCATGACAGGCCTGAGCGGTGGTAAGATGAAAGGCGCCTGCGATTACCTGCTGAACATGCCCAGCACTGACACGCCCCGCATCCAGGAGGCTCATATCACCGTAGGACATATCATTTGCGAGATCGTGGAAAACAACCTGTTTGACTAA
- a CDS encoding glycosyltransferase family 2 protein — protein MDISVIVPLKNEEESLPELAAWIQRVMDENHFTYDIWMIDDGSTDNSWEVIRALSAGNHNIKGIKFQRNYGKSAALNEGFRQAQGDVIITMDADLQDSPDEIPDLYRMIREDNFDLVSGWKKKRYDNALTKNLPSKLYNYTTTRMSGVKLHDMNCGLKSYNRKVVKCIEVYGEMHRYIPVLAKWAGFRRIGEKVVEHRARKYGVSKFGLERFINGFLDLASIMFIGKFGKRPMHFFGALGFFSFFIGFLIAGYLAIAKIAFDKYNMTDRPIFFLALLCMIIGSQLFLTGFIGELVTRNAPERNNYLVEEQIG, from the coding sequence ATGGACATATCCGTTATCGTTCCGTTAAAAAACGAAGAAGAATCACTGCCGGAACTGGCCGCCTGGATCCAGCGGGTGATGGATGAAAACCACTTCACCTACGACATCTGGATGATAGATGACGGCAGCACCGATAATTCCTGGGAAGTGATCCGGGCACTCTCTGCCGGCAATCATAACATCAAAGGCATCAAGTTCCAGCGCAACTACGGTAAAAGCGCAGCCCTCAATGAAGGCTTCCGCCAGGCCCAGGGCGATGTGATCATCACCATGGACGCAGACCTGCAGGACAGCCCGGACGAGATCCCGGACCTGTACCGCATGATCAGGGAAGACAACTTTGACCTGGTGAGCGGATGGAAAAAGAAACGGTACGACAATGCGCTGACCAAGAACCTGCCTTCCAAATTATACAATTACACCACCACCAGGATGAGCGGCGTAAAGCTGCATGATATGAACTGCGGCCTTAAGTCCTACAACCGGAAGGTGGTGAAATGCATAGAAGTTTACGGTGAAATGCACCGCTATATTCCCGTGCTGGCCAAGTGGGCCGGCTTCCGCAGGATCGGCGAGAAAGTAGTGGAGCACCGCGCCCGCAAGTACGGCGTGAGCAAGTTTGGCCTGGAACGCTTTATCAACGGCTTCCTGGACCTGGCCTCCATCATGTTTATCGGTAAATTTGGCAAGCGCCCCATGCACTTCTTCGGTGCCCTGGGCTTCTTCTCCTTTTTCATCGGCTTCCTCATTGCCGGCTACCTGGCCATCGCCAAGATCGCCTTTGATAAATACAACATGACGGACCGCCCCATTTTCTTCCTGGCCCTGCTCTGCATGATCATCGGCTCCCAGCTGTTCCTTACCGGGTTCATAGGTGAACTGGTGACGCGCAATGCGCCGGAGCGCAACAACTATTTAGTGGAAGAACAAATAGGCTAA
- a CDS encoding DUF4199 domain-containing protein — translation MNEKKTNPGLTWGLVAGLLLILSHLGFYLSGGNGQFGLAYTLVSVLIILACMVTAVLLTRRHLGGYADARPLLRQAAMTLVTALVLQAVYSYLYYNVIDTAAAVKEKQYVLDAYNRMVPMMGASPADVVKDRKEIAQLDFTQTPGQAVWKLCQYIIRYFVLVFLVAFIFRRKAPVTPNN, via the coding sequence ATGAACGAGAAAAAGACAAACCCGGGGCTTACCTGGGGCCTGGTAGCAGGTTTGCTCCTGATCCTGTCCCACCTGGGATTCTATTTGTCAGGCGGCAACGGACAGTTTGGCCTGGCGTACACCCTGGTATCAGTTTTGATCATACTGGCGTGCATGGTCACCGCCGTGCTGCTTACGCGGCGCCACCTGGGCGGGTATGCGGACGCTCGTCCCCTGCTGCGGCAGGCTGCCATGACCCTGGTGACAGCGCTGGTACTACAGGCAGTTTACTCCTATTTGTACTATAACGTGATCGATACCGCCGCCGCGGTAAAGGAAAAACAATACGTGCTGGATGCCTACAACCGGATGGTGCCTATGATGGGCGCCTCTCCCGCGGATGTTGTCAAGGACAGGAAGGAGATTGCGCAGCTGGACTTTACCCAAACACCCGGGCAGGCCGTCTGGAAGCTGTGCCAGTACATAATTCGTTATTTTGTGCTGGTGTTCCTGGTTGCCTTTATTTTCCGCCGCAAAGCACCGGTGACTCCCAACAATTAA
- a CDS encoding GHMP family kinase ATP-binding protein: MIYRSKAPLRIGLAGGGTDVSPYSDLYGGAILNATISLYARAAIEPLDNGQVIFDSEDRGEHLTYDAAMQLPIDGKLDILKGVANRIMKDYCSKPLSFRLTTFVDAPAGSGLGTSSTLVVAVLGAFVEWLKLPLGEYDIAHLAYCIEREDLNQAGGKQDQYAATFGGVNFMEFYNDRVIVNPLRIKDKYLFELENNLLLYYTSTSRLSSSIISEQQKNVNEKKDASIEAMHNLKQQAVMMKEALLRGEIHKIGEILDYGFQHKKQMAKGISNQQLDDIYEAARQAGASGGKISGAGGGGFMIFYCPGNARFKVTGALEQFGGQLKRYHFTHHGLHTWSL, translated from the coding sequence TTGATCTACAGAAGCAAAGCTCCCCTCCGCATCGGCCTGGCCGGTGGTGGTACGGATGTAAGTCCATATTCAGACCTGTATGGAGGCGCTATCCTCAACGCCACCATTTCCCTGTATGCCCGCGCCGCCATAGAGCCGCTGGACAACGGGCAGGTGATCTTTGATTCGGAAGACCGGGGTGAACACCTCACTTACGACGCAGCCATGCAACTGCCCATTGATGGTAAACTGGACATCCTGAAAGGGGTGGCCAACCGTATCATGAAGGACTATTGCTCCAAACCCCTGAGCTTCCGCCTGACCACGTTCGTAGATGCTCCCGCCGGCTCCGGCCTGGGCACTTCCTCCACGCTGGTGGTAGCCGTACTGGGCGCTTTTGTGGAATGGCTGAAATTACCCCTGGGTGAGTATGATATTGCCCACCTGGCCTACTGCATAGAACGCGAGGACCTGAACCAGGCCGGCGGTAAGCAGGACCAGTATGCAGCCACTTTTGGCGGGGTGAATTTCATGGAGTTCTATAACGACCGCGTGATCGTGAACCCGCTGCGCATCAAGGATAAATACCTCTTTGAGCTGGAAAACAACCTGCTGCTGTATTACACGTCCACCAGCCGTTTGAGCAGCAGCATTATCAGTGAGCAGCAGAAGAATGTGAACGAGAAAAAAGATGCTTCCATTGAAGCTATGCATAACCTGAAGCAGCAGGCTGTGATGATGAAAGAAGCCTTGCTGCGCGGGGAGATCCACAAGATTGGCGAGATTTTAGATTATGGTTTCCAGCATAAGAAACAAATGGCCAAAGGCATCTCCAACCAGCAACTGGACGATATCTACGAAGCAGCCCGCCAGGCAGGCGCTTCCGGGGGTAAGATCTCCGGCGCAGGGGGCGGTGGCTTTATGATCTTTTACTGCCCCGGTAATGCCCGCTTTAAAGTAACGGGCGCCCTGGAGCAGTTTGGGGGCCAACTGAAACGTTATCATTTCACGCACCACGGTTTGCACACCTGGAGCCTTTAA
- a CDS encoding aminotransferase-like domain-containing protein — protein sequence MAITVYFYRMKEHAYQALAGQLASMIDKGIYKPGEKLPSVRRLHQEHQLSMGTVLLAFQHLADKGLITAREKSGYFVNQRAGKVLPLPQSLPASVSAHTVRIDQVLQQMKMEGKGRRFVSFTAALPDDRMLPYNSIKRAIQQVSRDVSGSYLMQESRKGYPALREAIAKRSFWWKGTTHPDEVVITNGATEAILCCLKAVTKPGDTVLVQDPCYYGIMRVLECLELKIATIPSYHGRGVDYTELRDACQRLSVKACILVSNFNNPDGASISTDSKKRIAAFANEACMPVIEDDLYGELYTGGGRPDTIKAYDSGGWVMYCNSFTKTLVPGFRIGWCAAGRFADEVARIKSMHNGATSSLGQRVVEQLVTSGAYDRHLHRYRVELGKNLHRVTQVIENHFPEGTRITRPQGGMVLWIELPACINTVALQDAALAQDVAYAPGEIFSAKGDYQHYLRISYALTWEPRVEKALVRLGQLITQASRQQGIQRHSA from the coding sequence GTGGCTATAACAGTTTACTTTTACCGCATGAAAGAACACGCTTACCAAGCCCTGGCTGGCCAGCTGGCTTCCATGATAGATAAGGGTATTTACAAGCCCGGTGAAAAGCTGCCGTCTGTGCGCCGCCTGCACCAGGAGCACCAGCTCAGCATGGGCACTGTGCTGCTGGCATTCCAGCACCTGGCAGACAAAGGGCTTATCACGGCCCGCGAAAAATCCGGCTATTTTGTAAACCAGCGCGCCGGCAAAGTGTTGCCGCTGCCGCAATCTCTACCTGCCTCCGTATCGGCGCATACGGTGCGGATAGACCAGGTGTTGCAGCAAATGAAAATGGAAGGGAAGGGGCGCCGCTTTGTATCGTTTACAGCTGCATTGCCGGATGACCGCATGCTGCCGTACAATAGCATCAAGCGTGCCATACAACAGGTTTCCCGCGATGTGAGCGGGAGTTACCTTATGCAGGAAAGCCGCAAGGGCTATCCCGCGCTGCGCGAGGCTATTGCCAAGCGTTCTTTCTGGTGGAAAGGCACCACCCACCCGGATGAGGTGGTGATCACCAATGGTGCTACTGAAGCTATATTGTGCTGCCTTAAAGCAGTGACAAAGCCGGGCGATACGGTGTTGGTGCAAGACCCTTGCTATTATGGCATTATGCGCGTGCTGGAATGCCTGGAGCTGAAGATCGCTACCATTCCGTCGTACCACGGCAGGGGCGTGGATTATACAGAGTTAAGAGATGCCTGCCAGCGCCTGTCGGTGAAGGCCTGCATACTGGTGAGCAATTTCAATAACCCGGATGGGGCCAGCATTAGTACGGATAGCAAAAAACGCATCGCGGCGTTTGCCAACGAAGCCTGCATGCCGGTGATAGAAGACGACCTGTACGGAGAGCTGTACACCGGCGGTGGCCGGCCGGATACCATCAAAGCATACGACAGTGGTGGCTGGGTGATGTATTGTAATTCCTTTACCAAAACACTGGTGCCGGGTTTTCGCATAGGATGGTGTGCGGCAGGACGTTTTGCGGATGAAGTGGCCCGCATTAAATCCATGCACAACGGCGCTACATCCAGCCTGGGCCAGAGAGTGGTGGAGCAGCTGGTAACTTCCGGCGCGTATGACCGCCACCTGCACCGCTACCGTGTGGAGCTGGGAAAGAACCTGCATCGCGTTACGCAGGTTATTGAAAACCATTTCCCGGAAGGCACCCGCATTACCCGCCCGCAAGGCGGTATGGTCCTCTGGATAGAGCTGCCGGCCTGCATTAACACCGTGGCCCTCCAGGATGCAGCACTGGCGCAGGATGTGGCTTATGCCCCCGGCGAGATCTTTTCTGCAAAGGGGGATTACCAGCATTACCTGCGCATCAGTTATGCGCTTACCTGGGAGCCGCGCGTGGAAAAAGCATTGGTGCGCCTGGGGCAGTTGATCACGCAAGCCTCCCGGCAGCAGGGCATACAGCGGCACTCCGCTTAG